Within the Clostridium scatologenes genome, the region TTTAGAATTTTTGAAATTAAACAATTTACGATGTGGCATTAGCATGGTTTTCGAAAACTTATTAGATATACAAGATTTCTTTTATCAATCTATATATGCTTTAGAGTTATCATCATGTATGAAAATAGATAGTACTATAAATTATTTTGAAGATTATATAGAGTACTATTTATTTAATATGTCTATGGATACAAACAATGATTCTTATAAAATAAATTTACTAACTTTAGTTCATCCTTGGATTAAAAAGCTCATTAAATTTGATGATCAGAATAAAACAGATTTGCTTAAAACTCTAAAAACCTATATAGAAAATAATAGGAATGCACATGCTACATCTATTCAATTAAATATACATAGAAGTACATTTTTTTACCGCTTTAATAAAATCCAGAATATACTCGATACATCATTAGGTAACAATTATGATATATTCAAATTAGAACTTTCATTTAAAATTTTAAATTATAATGCATTAACAAGAAAACATAGCAGCCTGTAAGTTTCTATTTAAAGTACCTACAGACTGTTGTAGGTTTTAATGATGAAGGCGAGGCATGACTTTTAAAATCCACTACTTAGTTAATTTTATTTTTCTATAAAAAGGTTTCTGACAAATGTACTATTTACTACTTTTCAATTTTTTCTATTTTTAAGTTTAATCCTTGGAATTATTTATTATAATCTTTATTAATCGCAGCAATAACTTCACCTATATGAGTAGTTTCATCAAGGCTAAACAATTCCCCCATCCTTAATGTTCACTACTCTGCTACCATACTCAGCCGTTTCCATTGAGTGAGTAACCATTATAATCGTTTTTTTATTCTCCCTATTAATCTTTCTAAGTAGTTCCATAATCTCAGTTCCAGTCTTGCTATCAAGATTTCCTGTTGGCTCATCTGCAAAGATTATTTCTGGATTATTAATTAACGCCCTAGCTATTGCCACCCTTTGCTGTTGCCCTCCTGATAATTCCTTTGGAGTATGTTTTCTTCTTTCAGCAAGTCCTACAATCTCTAATATATTATCTAATTCCTTTTTATAATCCTTTGTTTTATTACCATCTAATAGCACAGGCAATAAGATATTTTCCTCTACATTCAAGTTAGGTATTAAATTATAAAATTGAAATACAAACCCAATATTTCTTCTCCTCATAACACTTTTTTTGTCATCATTAAACTTTGATATGTCCTCCCCATTCATAAGTACCTTACCAGTTGAAGGCTTGTCTAGTCCTCCCAATATATACATAAGTGTACTTTTTCCAGACCCTGATGGCC harbors:
- a CDS encoding ABC transporter ATP-binding protein, with the translated sequence MNSISGKIALEGKDITKEFKMGKESLMILKDISIKINVGDFVSIMGPSGSGKSTLMYILGGLDKPSTGKVLMNGEDISKFNDDKKSVMRRRNIGFVFQFYNLIPNLNVEENILLPVLLDGNKTKDYKKELDNILEIVGLAERRKHTPKELSGGQQQRVAIARALINNPEIIFADEPTGNLDSKTGTEIMELLRKINRENKKTIIMVTHSMETAEYGSRVVNIKDGGIV